The Mycobacterium paragordonae genome includes a region encoding these proteins:
- the hemB gene encoding porphobilinogen synthase codes for MRQRPRRLRSTPAMRRLVGETSLEPRHLVLPMFVADGISASRPISSMPGVVQHTRDSLRSAAADAVAAGVGGLMIFGVPREQDKDPAGSAGTDPDGILNVALRDLAKDLGDATVLMADTCLDEFTDHGHCGVVDERGRVDNDATLDRYVELAVAQAESGAHVVGPSGMMDGQVGAIRDGLDAAGYADVAILAYAAKFASAFYGPFREAVASSLSSDRRTYQQEPGNAREAMREVQLDLDEGADIVMVKPALGYLDVLAAAADISPVPVAAYQVSGEYAMICAAAANNWIDERAAAMESLTSIRRAGADFVLTYWAAEAAGWLA; via the coding sequence ATGAGGCAGCGGCCGCGCCGGCTCCGCTCCACCCCGGCGATGCGTCGCCTGGTAGGTGAAACATCCTTGGAGCCAAGGCATTTGGTGCTGCCGATGTTCGTTGCTGACGGTATATCGGCATCGAGGCCCATCTCTTCGATGCCGGGCGTGGTGCAACATACCCGGGACTCGTTGCGCAGTGCCGCTGCCGACGCGGTCGCCGCGGGTGTCGGCGGGCTGATGATCTTCGGCGTCCCGCGCGAGCAGGACAAGGACCCGGCCGGCTCGGCCGGCACCGATCCCGACGGCATCCTCAACGTGGCATTGCGCGATCTGGCAAAGGATCTCGGCGACGCCACGGTGCTGATGGCCGATACGTGTCTGGACGAGTTCACCGACCACGGGCACTGCGGAGTCGTCGACGAGCGCGGCCGGGTGGACAACGATGCCACCCTGGACCGTTACGTGGAACTGGCTGTGGCGCAAGCGGAATCGGGTGCGCACGTGGTGGGCCCCAGCGGCATGATGGATGGCCAGGTGGGTGCGATCCGGGACGGTCTGGACGCGGCTGGCTATGCCGACGTCGCGATCCTCGCCTATGCCGCCAAGTTCGCCTCGGCGTTCTACGGCCCCTTTCGCGAGGCGGTGGCCTCGAGCCTGTCCAGTGACCGGCGCACCTACCAGCAGGAGCCGGGCAACGCCCGCGAGGCGATGCGCGAGGTTCAGCTGGACCTCGATGAGGGCGCCGACATCGTGATGGTCAAGCCCGCACTGGGGTATCTGGACGTGCTGGCGGCGGCAGCCGACATCTCCCCGGTTCCGGTGGCGGCCTATCAAGTTTCGGGTGAGTACGCGATGATTTGTGCGGCGGCGGCCAACAACTGGATCGACGAACGGGCCGCGGCAATGGAGTCGTTGACCAGTATCCGGCGTGCGGGGGCAGATTTCGTGCTGACGTACTGGGCCGCCGAGGCGGCGGGGTGGCTTGCGTGA
- a CDS encoding DUF3093 domain-containing protein → MGSADERPDTPADKRLFYESGASWYWVLAGPLSAVSLIYIQHVNHVPISYLVPSVFLVLVSAFVALQVKAARIHTSVELTEDALRQGTETILVREIVKVFPEAENSVKSDKPLARWQSARALGELVGVPRGRYGIGLKLTGGRTAQAWARRHRHLRDALTPLVERRMGPYVAEVADDMDPFDDDNESIR, encoded by the coding sequence ATGGGATCTGCAGACGAGCGGCCGGACACGCCCGCCGACAAGCGACTGTTCTACGAATCCGGGGCGAGCTGGTACTGGGTGCTGGCGGGCCCGCTGTCGGCGGTGTCGCTGATCTACATCCAGCACGTCAACCACGTCCCGATTTCATATCTGGTGCCATCGGTCTTCCTGGTGCTGGTGTCGGCGTTCGTGGCATTGCAGGTCAAGGCGGCGCGGATTCACACCTCGGTCGAGCTGACCGAAGATGCGCTGCGCCAGGGCACCGAGACCATCCTGGTGCGCGAGATCGTGAAGGTGTTCCCCGAAGCCGAGAACTCGGTGAAGTCCGACAAGCCGCTGGCCCGGTGGCAGTCGGCGCGGGCGCTGGGCGAATTGGTGGGAGTTCCCCGAGGCCGGTACGGCATCGGGCTGAAGCTCACCGGTGGGCGCACCGCGCAGGCCTGGGCTCGCCGTCATCGTCACCTGCGTGATGCCCTGACCCCGTTGGTGGAGCGGCGGATGGGCCCCTATGTCGCCGAGGTCGCCGACGACATGGACCCGTTCGACGACGACAACGAGTCGATCCGGTGA